In Paraburkholderia acidisoli, one DNA window encodes the following:
- a CDS encoding TRAP transporter substrate-binding protein, whose protein sequence is MRSKLTLITALLATCFAFTIQTASAADPALAAGGDKVQITSITQSLPSLPQYTQVEMPIYKKVPAWSHGRVTFQPSTWAESSVNGSDILRLIREGQAEIGAAPFATVSGDLPFLEVVDLAGASPTIEMAHKITDAVIPQANKQLERFGVRIIGSYPFPANVLFCRQPVKNLEDLKARKVRTFGPSQNDLVSQLGAQSVSIGFPEVYPALSTGVADCAITAALSANAAKWPEVTRAMYDLPISWGTGGYFVNLRWWNGLKPEVRSFLEAVYAQITEQEWKLGADGTKAGIACNIGDAKGCHLGTLVTNNPMTVVEPSAEDKAKLQNILRTVIVPRWAKRCGSACSAAFNESVAPVVGFKI, encoded by the coding sequence ATGCGTAGCAAACTTACTCTGATCACGGCGCTGCTCGCCACGTGTTTCGCGTTCACGATTCAAACGGCGTCGGCTGCCGATCCCGCGCTCGCCGCTGGCGGCGACAAGGTGCAGATCACGTCGATCACGCAGTCGCTGCCGAGCCTGCCGCAATACACGCAGGTCGAAATGCCGATCTACAAGAAGGTGCCGGCATGGAGCCACGGCCGCGTGACGTTCCAGCCGAGCACGTGGGCCGAGTCCAGCGTGAACGGCTCGGACATCCTGCGCCTGATTCGCGAAGGACAGGCCGAGATCGGCGCGGCGCCGTTCGCGACTGTCTCCGGCGATCTGCCGTTTCTCGAAGTGGTCGACCTTGCCGGCGCGAGCCCGACCATCGAAATGGCGCACAAGATCACCGATGCCGTGATTCCGCAGGCGAACAAACAGCTGGAACGGTTCGGCGTACGAATCATCGGCAGCTATCCGTTTCCGGCCAACGTGCTGTTCTGCCGTCAGCCCGTCAAGAATCTCGAAGACCTGAAGGCGCGCAAGGTGCGCACGTTCGGTCCTTCGCAGAACGATCTGGTGAGCCAGCTGGGCGCGCAGTCGGTCAGCATCGGCTTTCCGGAGGTGTATCCGGCGCTCTCCACGGGCGTGGCGGACTGTGCGATCACGGCGGCGCTTTCGGCCAATGCGGCGAAGTGGCCGGAAGTCACGCGTGCGATGTACGACCTGCCGATTTCGTGGGGCACGGGCGGCTATTTCGTGAATCTGCGCTGGTGGAACGGCCTGAAGCCGGAAGTGCGCTCGTTCCTCGAAGCGGTTTATGCGCAGATCACGGAACAGGAATGGAAGCTGGGCGCGGACGGCACGAAGGCCGGCATTGCCTGCAATATCGGCGACGCGAAGGGTTGCCATCTCGGCACGCTGGTGACGAACAACCCGATGACGGTCGTGGAGCCGAGCGCCGAAGACAAGGCCAAGCTGCAGAACATTCTGCGCACGGTGATCGTGCCGCGCTGGGCGAAGCGTTGCGGCTCGGCGTGCAGCGCCGCGTTTAACGAATCGGTGGCGCCGGTCGTCGGTTTCAAGATTTGA
- a CDS encoding hydantoinase/oxoprolinase family protein translates to MHIGEWIVGIDVGGTFTDIIAVNQITNQRRVAKLPSTPERPAAAMIAGMAQICADIGIDATDVARLAHGTTVATNALIQHRGAKLALITTAGFRDVLEIGRQVRPHMFDLHRDPPPALVPRERRFEVRERITADGSVREALDDAEIARVVAEVEASGAQACAVCLLFSFRRPEHERRLRDALRAAMPDLPVSISSEVHPEFREFERFSTTVINAFVQPVMAAYLGELAAGMAEKAPAMQIGINQSSGGLMSVERAVALPVRTALSGPAAGIVGAVRSMRASGDGNFITLDMGGTSADICLIRDFEPEATGNREVEGYPVRLPALDISAVGAGGGSIAWLDRDGLLKVGPQSAGAVPGPACYGRGGVLPTVSDANLYLGRLSPDGLLGGRMRMDVDAAETALRGPAEALGLDVMAVALGIVRIVNSNMVRAIRRVSIERGHDPRDFTLVPFGGAGALHAMEVARALGIRRVNVPELPGLLCAQGLIGAEQRESFVRSVLMPLTNASLDQLAEHIAALRNEAQAWFDAEAIGEPHRELRLALDMRYVGQNFELSVPVAGWPAAMPDAETLRAAFLVAHERNYGFNSGAAPIEIVNVRLDSFGRHPVGEQKASPVMPAQASRLERSKRDVTFEQTGTVPATVVWRGSLQPGDRIDGPAVIEQLDATIVLHPGDSGVVDQAGNLILEVGA, encoded by the coding sequence ATGCATATCGGCGAGTGGATCGTCGGGATCGATGTCGGTGGCACCTTCACCGACATCATCGCCGTCAACCAGATAACGAATCAGCGTCGCGTAGCGAAGTTGCCGTCCACGCCGGAGCGGCCCGCCGCGGCCATGATCGCGGGCATGGCGCAGATCTGCGCCGACATCGGCATCGACGCCACCGACGTCGCGCGTCTCGCGCACGGCACGACCGTGGCGACCAATGCGCTGATCCAGCACCGCGGCGCGAAGCTCGCGCTCATCACCACGGCGGGCTTTCGCGACGTGCTCGAAATCGGCCGCCAGGTGCGCCCGCACATGTTCGACCTGCACCGCGATCCGCCGCCCGCGCTCGTGCCGCGCGAGCGCCGCTTCGAAGTGCGCGAACGTATCACCGCCGACGGCAGCGTGCGCGAAGCGCTCGACGACGCGGAAATCGCGCGCGTCGTCGCCGAGGTCGAGGCGTCGGGTGCGCAGGCCTGCGCGGTCTGCCTGCTGTTCTCGTTCCGCCGCCCCGAGCACGAGCGCCGTTTGCGCGACGCGCTGCGCGCGGCGATGCCGGATCTGCCCGTGTCGATTTCCTCGGAAGTGCATCCCGAGTTCCGCGAGTTCGAGCGTTTCTCGACCACGGTCATCAACGCGTTCGTGCAACCCGTGATGGCCGCGTATCTGGGCGAGCTCGCGGCGGGCATGGCGGAAAAGGCGCCGGCCATGCAGATCGGCATCAACCAGTCGAGCGGCGGCCTGATGTCGGTGGAGCGCGCCGTGGCGCTGCCGGTGCGTACCGCGCTCTCGGGGCCGGCGGCCGGCATCGTCGGCGCGGTGCGCTCGATGCGCGCCTCGGGCGACGGCAACTTCATCACGCTCGACATGGGCGGCACCAGCGCGGACATCTGTCTGATCCGCGATTTCGAACCCGAAGCCACCGGCAATCGCGAAGTGGAAGGCTACCCCGTGCGTCTGCCCGCGCTGGACATCAGCGCGGTGGGCGCGGGCGGCGGCTCGATCGCCTGGCTCGATCGTGACGGACTCCTGAAGGTCGGTCCGCAGAGCGCGGGCGCCGTGCCCGGCCCGGCGTGCTACGGCCGTGGCGGCGTGCTGCCCACCGTCAGCGACGCCAATCTGTATCTCGGCCGTCTCTCGCCGGACGGTCTGCTGGGCGGCCGCATGCGCATGGACGTCGATGCCGCCGAAACCGCGCTGCGCGGGCCGGCCGAAGCGCTCGGTCTCGACGTGATGGCGGTGGCGCTCGGCATCGTCCGCATCGTCAATTCGAACATGGTGCGCGCGATTCGCCGCGTGTCGATCGAACGCGGTCACGATCCGCGCGACTTCACGCTGGTGCCGTTCGGCGGCGCGGGCGCGCTGCACGCGATGGAAGTGGCGCGCGCGCTCGGCATTCGCCGCGTGAACGTGCCCGAACTGCCTGGCCTGCTGTGCGCGCAGGGCTTGATCGGCGCGGAGCAGCGCGAGAGCTTCGTGCGCTCGGTGCTGATGCCGCTCACGAACGCCTCGCTGGACCAGCTCGCGGAGCATATCGCCGCGCTGCGCAACGAGGCGCAGGCGTGGTTCGACGCCGAAGCCATCGGCGAGCCGCATCGCGAACTGCGTCTCGCGCTCGACATGCGCTACGTGGGTCAGAACTTCGAGCTGAGCGTGCCGGTCGCCGGCTGGCCCGCCGCAATGCCCGATGCCGAAACCTTGCGCGCCGCGTTCCTCGTCGCGCACGAACGCAACTACGGCTTCAATTCGGGCGCCGCGCCCATCGAGATCGTCAACGTGCGGCTCGACTCGTTCGGCCGCCACCCGGTCGGCGAGCAGAAGGCGAGTCCCGTCATGCCCGCGCAGGCCTCGCGGCTCGAACGCTCAAAGCGCGACGTCACGTTCGAACAAACCGGCACCGTGCCCGCGACGGTCGTGTGGCGCGGCTCGCTGCAACCGGGCGACCGCATCGACGGCCCGGCGGTGATCGAACAACTGGACGCCACCATCGTGCTGCATCCCGGCGACAGCGGCGTGGTGGATCAAGCAGGCAACCTGATTCTCGAGGTGGGCGCATGA
- a CDS encoding TRAP transporter large permease, which yields MIVVIFLLVMLGVMGGLALTGHAATDLPLPAIFSLIGIFAFLFTAGVYIAATLAILGLLAGFVFSTRPFWLAIGPTAWNTSSNYVLIAVPLFLLMGEILLRSGVSERLYKTLGMWVTRLPGGLLHANIVSSGVFATVCGSSIATAATMGSVALPYFERTKYDKKMVLGSLAAGGALGNLFPPGITLIIYGLLTETSVGKLYLASLLPGIMVMLLCMAVVVAYGLRNKRLIIEKGVPLRERLMALVHLLPAVVLIALVLGSIYGGLATPTEAAALGVVGAAVFAALNRTLSLKMLHACAVSTARKTAMIGLILLGAFLLSYILTSLRLPQIMTAFVAGLPLPAWAVMSMIILFYFALGTFMEGFAMVITTIPVVFPIVKTLGYDPLWFGVIVTLLIEATLITPPEGTILYILQGLRPTPGPISDVFAGVTKFVVMYLLAVAVLMVFPQIALWLPNVLN from the coding sequence ATGATCGTCGTTATCTTTTTGCTCGTCATGCTGGGCGTGATGGGCGGCCTCGCCCTGACCGGCCATGCCGCCACGGACCTGCCGTTGCCCGCGATCTTCTCGCTGATCGGCATCTTCGCGTTTCTGTTCACCGCGGGTGTGTATATCGCCGCCACGCTGGCCATTCTCGGCCTGCTCGCGGGCTTCGTATTTTCCACCCGGCCGTTCTGGCTCGCCATCGGTCCGACCGCCTGGAACACGAGTTCGAACTACGTGCTGATCGCGGTGCCGCTGTTCCTGCTAATGGGCGAGATTCTGCTGCGCTCGGGGGTTTCGGAGCGGCTGTATAAAACGCTCGGCATGTGGGTCACGCGTCTGCCGGGCGGCTTGCTGCACGCGAACATCGTCTCCTCGGGCGTGTTCGCCACCGTGTGCGGCTCGAGCATCGCCACGGCGGCCACCATGGGCTCGGTCGCGCTGCCGTACTTCGAGCGCACGAAGTACGACAAGAAGATGGTGCTCGGTTCGCTGGCGGCGGGCGGCGCGCTCGGCAATCTGTTTCCGCCCGGCATCACGCTCATCATTTACGGACTGCTAACAGAAACCTCGGTGGGCAAGCTGTATCTCGCCTCGCTGCTGCCGGGCATCATGGTGATGCTGCTGTGCATGGCCGTGGTGGTGGCTTACGGCCTGCGCAACAAGCGCCTGATCATCGAAAAGGGCGTGCCGCTGCGCGAACGGCTGATGGCGCTGGTGCACCTGCTGCCCGCCGTGGTGCTGATCGCGCTGGTGCTCGGCTCGATCTACGGCGGCCTCGCCACGCCCACGGAAGCGGCGGCGCTCGGCGTGGTGGGCGCGGCCGTGTTCGCGGCGCTCAACCGCACGCTCTCGCTGAAGATGCTGCATGCCTGCGCCGTTTCCACGGCGCGCAAGACCGCGATGATCGGCCTGATCCTGCTCGGCGCGTTCCTGCTCAGCTACATCCTCACGAGCCTGCGTCTGCCGCAGATCATGACCGCGTTCGTGGCGGGGCTGCCGCTGCCCGCGTGGGCGGTGATGAGCATGATCATCCTGTTCTACTTCGCGCTCGGCACCTTCATGGAAGGCTTCGCGATGGTCATCACCACCATTCCCGTGGTGTTTCCCATCGTCAAGACGCTCGGCTACGACCCGTTGTGGTTCGGCGTGATCGTCACGCTGTTGATCGAAGCCACGCTCATCACGCCGCCCGAAGGCACCATCCTGTACATCCTGCAAGGGCTGCGGCCCACGCCCGGTCCGATCAGCGACGTGTTCGCGGGCGTCACCAAATTCGTTGTCATGTACCTGCTCGCCGTTGCGGTCCTGATGGTTTTTCCGCAGATCGCGCTCTGGCTTCCCAACGTCCTCAATTAA
- a CDS encoding hydantoinase B/oxoprolinase family protein, producing MSSISQDKPAASVMDPITLEVLSNALRSITDEIFIALMRSAFSGNIKERRDHSTAIIDVDGRLIAQAEQSLPIHLSGLIGLIDAVREKFPLDDIRPGDLFIANDPYEGGGSHLPDINTAAPVFVDGKLLCFICTIAHHSDIGGARPGSMASGLTEIYQEGIRIPVVRLFSGGEMVKDVFDLVLLNMRMKEERLGDFNAQFAASKLGLRRFEELAQSYDGAMLSEAFGLMLGATERRMRAAIADIPDGTYTFEDYLDGDGIDTTDILIRASVTVAGSSIAIDFDGTAPQVQGNINLVMNGLKSTVAFALKCLLDPLAANNHGLISTVEVTAPLASIVNAVAPASVAHRVMTGMRVVDVVMGALAPVLPQRVTAAANGSNTAAMFYGRHPGGDREYVYFETLGGGGGARLTRDGKDGVQAYLTNTTNLPIEAIETEYPLLIEGYALIEDSAGAGRQRGGLGIRRVVRPLGHVAMFSGAGERFVRAAWGLAGGQSGAPGRFMLRNDDGTVEALPTKPGMTPVRADQQLVIETPGGGGYGAPAERDPARVEIDRQSGAFGAAYLNRNYVTHGVEELSS from the coding sequence ATGAGCAGCATCAGTCAAGACAAACCCGCGGCGTCCGTGATGGACCCGATCACGCTCGAAGTGCTGTCGAACGCGCTGCGCTCGATCACCGACGAAATCTTCATCGCGCTGATGCGCAGCGCCTTCTCCGGCAACATCAAGGAGCGCCGCGATCACAGCACGGCCATCATCGATGTCGACGGCCGCCTGATCGCGCAGGCCGAGCAGTCGCTGCCGATTCACCTGAGCGGTTTGATCGGCCTGATCGACGCCGTGCGCGAGAAGTTTCCGCTCGACGACATTCGCCCCGGCGACCTCTTCATCGCCAACGATCCGTACGAGGGCGGCGGCTCGCATCTGCCCGACATCAACACGGCCGCGCCGGTGTTCGTCGACGGCAAGCTGCTGTGCTTCATCTGCACGATCGCGCACCACTCGGATATCGGCGGCGCGCGGCCCGGCAGCATGGCGAGCGGCCTCACGGAGATTTATCAGGAAGGCATTCGCATTCCGGTCGTGCGCCTCTTTTCCGGCGGCGAGATGGTCAAGGACGTATTCGACCTCGTGCTGCTGAACATGCGCATGAAGGAAGAGCGTCTCGGCGACTTCAACGCCCAGTTCGCGGCGAGCAAGCTCGGTCTGCGCCGCTTCGAGGAACTCGCGCAGAGCTACGATGGCGCGATGCTCTCGGAAGCGTTCGGTCTGATGCTGGGCGCCACCGAGCGCCGCATGCGCGCCGCCATTGCCGATATTCCGGACGGCACCTACACGTTCGAGGACTATCTCGACGGCGACGGCATCGACACGACGGACATCCTGATCCGCGCGAGCGTGACGGTCGCGGGCTCGTCGATCGCCATCGACTTCGACGGCACCGCGCCGCAGGTGCAAGGCAACATCAATCTCGTGATGAACGGTTTGAAGTCGACCGTTGCGTTCGCGCTGAAGTGTCTGCTCGATCCGCTCGCCGCCAACAATCACGGCCTCATCAGCACGGTGGAAGTCACCGCGCCGCTCGCGTCGATCGTCAACGCCGTGGCGCCGGCTTCGGTCGCGCACCGCGTGATGACGGGCATGCGCGTGGTGGACGTGGTGATGGGCGCGCTCGCGCCGGTGCTGCCGCAACGCGTCACGGCCGCGGCCAACGGTTCGAACACGGCGGCGATGTTCTACGGCCGCCATCCCGGCGGCGACCGCGAGTACGTGTACTTCGAAACGCTCGGCGGCGGCGGCGGCGCGCGTCTCACGCGCGACGGCAAGGACGGTGTGCAGGCTTACCTCACGAACACCACGAACCTGCCGATCGAGGCGATCGAAACCGAGTATCCGCTGCTGATCGAAGGCTATGCGCTGATCGAGGATTCGGCGGGCGCGGGCCGTCAGCGCGGCGGTCTGGGCATTCGTCGCGTGGTGCGACCGCTGGGCCACGTGGCGATGTTCAGCGGCGCGGGCGAGCGTTTCGTGCGCGCGGCGTGGGGTCTCGCGGGCGGCCAGTCGGGCGCGCCCGGCCGCTTCATGCTGCGCAACGACGACGGCACGGTGGAAGCCCTGCCGACCAAGCCGGGCATGACGCCCGTGCGCGCCGACCAGCAGCTCGTCATCGAAACGCCGGGCGGCGGCGGCTACGGCGCCCCCGCCGAGCGCGATCCGGCGCGCGTCGAGATCGACCGGCAGAGCGGGGCCTTCGGCGCCGCGTATCTGAACCGCAACTACGTGACGCACGGCGTCGAGGAGTTGTCGTCATGA
- a CDS encoding GntR family transcriptional regulator, whose translation MSDDLNDDEAGKNLAEVISELRERIVRQVLTPGQRLVERQIAAEFGVSRAVVRDALSDLTRRHLIVRYPNRGAEVVRLGAADITAIYEVRENIESLCARLATERTQPGDWSDLVELFNGPVAETVRARRFDEYAGYTELLDRRMHAAAGNPVLLEILGTLADRVAVLARRSVYLPERAEQGLVVYRALIDAFNRGDADEAARLKQLNLRQSRDTLLHYEGFVR comes from the coding sequence GTGTCCGACGATCTCAACGACGACGAAGCGGGCAAGAACCTCGCCGAAGTCATTTCGGAACTGAGAGAGCGCATCGTCCGACAGGTGTTGACGCCCGGCCAGCGCCTGGTCGAGCGTCAAATCGCGGCGGAGTTCGGCGTTTCGCGCGCCGTCGTGCGGGACGCGCTGAGCGACCTGACGCGGCGCCATCTGATCGTGCGTTATCCCAATCGGGGCGCCGAAGTCGTGCGGCTGGGCGCCGCCGACATCACCGCCATCTACGAAGTGAGGGAGAACATCGAGTCGCTGTGCGCGCGCCTTGCCACGGAACGCACGCAACCCGGCGACTGGAGCGATCTCGTCGAACTGTTCAACGGTCCCGTGGCGGAAACGGTGCGCGCGCGCCGCTTCGACGAGTACGCCGGTTACACCGAACTGCTGGACCGGCGCATGCATGCCGCCGCCGGCAACCCGGTGCTGCTGGAGATCCTGGGCACGCTGGCGGACCGCGTGGCCGTGCTGGCGCGGCGCAGCGTCTATCTGCCCGAACGCGCCGAGCAAGGTCTGGTGGTGTATCGCGCGCTGATCGATGCGTTCAATCGCGGCGACGCCGACGAAGCCGCGCGCCTCAAGCAACTCAATCTGCGCCAGTCGCGCGACACGCTGCTGCATTACGAAGGCTTCGTGCGATAA
- a CDS encoding TRAP transporter small permease subunit, with product MSLARMPRVLRSILRVTQATRRGLGRLSSWMNAAAGWSYLAVALFVTCDVVSRKVFGFSSGSTTQIAGYVLACGITWGLAHTMYERAHIRIDILVMRLPLRVRQYMHVIALTLLLVFIGFLAYSGVNLSSDSAMFQSTDLSALAMPLVIPQSIWTFGLAFFTVVLATMLVETLVLLLLGEARAIDALLAHDEAEAEQHEMPTGERAAS from the coding sequence ATGAGTCTCGCCCGCATGCCTCGCGTACTGCGATCGATTCTTCGTGTCACCCAGGCCACGCGGCGCGGTCTGGGGCGGCTTTCCAGCTGGATGAACGCCGCCGCGGGATGGAGTTATCTCGCGGTCGCGCTGTTCGTCACCTGCGACGTGGTTTCGCGGAAAGTCTTCGGCTTCAGTTCGGGCAGCACGACGCAGATCGCCGGCTACGTGCTCGCATGCGGGATCACCTGGGGGCTCGCTCACACGATGTACGAACGCGCGCATATCCGCATCGACATTCTGGTGATGCGCCTGCCGTTGCGCGTGCGGCAATACATGCACGTCATCGCGCTCACGCTGCTGCTCGTGTTCATCGGCTTTCTCGCGTATTCGGGCGTGAATCTGTCGTCCGATTCGGCGATGTTCCAGTCCACCGACCTGAGCGCGCTCGCCATGCCGCTCGTCATTCCGCAATCCATCTGGACCTTCGGTCTCGCGTTCTTCACCGTCGTGCTCGCAACGATGCTGGTCGAGACGCTGGTGCTGCTGCTGCTCGGCGAGGCGCGCGCGATCGACGCGCTGCTCGCCCACGACGAAGCCGAAGCCGAACAACACGAAATGCCAACCGGGGAGCGCGCCGCATCATGA
- a CDS encoding dipeptidase, which yields MSETALSRRTVPVVDTLGGTIATLNPPRSRPTAYGQKLMDAGIDAIVVTMGLYARDIRPILREFFDWTCLFEQMPTRVKHVRTAADLRDACATGRIGVILGVQGLHFIEEDTVFIPILAQLGLRVAALAYNEQTQFGAGCMERVDSGLTLLGQRAVEEMNRSGILVDVTHAGYRTSLDIIETSTQPVIATHSNAYSVTPSVRNLKDDQIKAIAESGGMVSVSPYSPFCAQPDKPRPDVEAFLDHLCYVAELVGPQHVGVGTDFFPHTKVKWENSTGRMYKGMTGRFKFEDLYAEGLEDHEQFPAIPAGLERRGFSAADIDAILGGNAMRVFEAVWKEN from the coding sequence ATGTCTGAAACCGCTCTTTCCCGCCGGACCGTGCCCGTTGTCGATACGCTCGGCGGCACGATCGCCACGTTGAATCCGCCGCGCAGCAGGCCCACCGCTTACGGCCAGAAGCTGATGGACGCGGGCATCGACGCGATCGTCGTGACGATGGGCCTCTACGCCCGCGACATTCGCCCCATTCTGCGCGAGTTCTTCGACTGGACCTGCCTGTTCGAGCAGATGCCCACGCGCGTGAAACACGTGCGCACGGCCGCGGATCTGCGCGACGCGTGCGCGACGGGACGGATCGGCGTGATTCTCGGTGTGCAGGGTTTGCACTTCATCGAAGAAGACACGGTGTTCATTCCGATCCTCGCGCAACTCGGCCTGCGCGTCGCGGCGCTCGCCTATAACGAGCAGACGCAGTTCGGCGCGGGTTGCATGGAGCGCGTCGACTCCGGCCTCACGCTGCTCGGCCAGCGCGCGGTGGAGGAAATGAATCGCAGCGGCATTCTCGTCGACGTCACGCACGCCGGTTATCGCACCTCGCTCGACATCATCGAAACGAGCACGCAGCCGGTTATCGCCACGCATTCGAACGCCTACAGCGTGACGCCGAGCGTGCGCAACCTGAAGGACGACCAGATCAAGGCGATCGCCGAATCGGGCGGCATGGTCAGCGTCTCGCCGTATTCGCCGTTCTGCGCGCAGCCGGACAAGCCGCGCCCCGACGTGGAAGCATTCCTCGACCATCTCTGCTACGTGGCCGAACTGGTCGGACCGCAGCACGTGGGCGTGGGCACGGACTTTTTCCCGCACACCAAGGTCAAGTGGGAAAACAGCACGGGCCGCATGTACAAGGGCATGACGGGGCGTTTCAAGTTCGAGGACCTCTATGCCGAAGGTCTCGAAGACCACGAGCAATTCCCGGCGATCCCGGCGGGTCTCGAGCGCCGCGGGTTCAGCGCGGCCGATATCGATGCGATTCTCGGCGGTAACGCGATGCGCGTGTTCGAAGCCGTCTGGAAGGAGAACTGA
- a CDS encoding DUF4148 domain-containing protein yields MKVILAAVALTALASSATAFARTPATHATVPAAHAARWVPPYGTPVAGETRAEVYHDLIRAEQDGQLKYLDATLYAHS; encoded by the coding sequence ATGAAAGTCATCCTCGCCGCCGTCGCCCTCACCGCCCTCGCCAGCTCCGCCACCGCGTTCGCGCGAACGCCCGCCACGCACGCGACGGTGCCGGCCGCGCACGCCGCGCGCTGGGTGCCGCCGTACGGCACGCCCGTTGCCGGTGAAACGCGCGCCGAGGTTTATCACGATCTGATTCGCGCGGAACAGGACGGTCAACTCAAGTATCTCGACGCCACGCTGTACGCGCACTCGTAA
- a CDS encoding M24 family metallopeptidase, producing MLANLARARAVMTEQGLDAIVLAQPNNFVYATDFPVPSTFSFIDRPFLALLFRDPSIEPVAIVPGWDLPDFRRRSWMKKVIGYAEFRTDRDVDLMPNWRAALKACLTSLNGVVRVGVEERYLPKWILEALMEDVPGMTLVDSTAIVRSIRSVKTPEEIRRLHKAAEIMERAVEVMLASAEDGITERELGTIYATEVSRQGGENIANFVLGFGADSGFSHCIPGDRRLAPGDVIRFDLGARYMGYHADTAVSRFWRRAGDREQVLYAAMLDSQREAAAMLRPGVRVADIYRKAIEVARRSIPDFRMEHVGHGIGVEHHESPAFTASSNVALEADMVINVETLYLDPVCGGFGIEDTYLITESGADQWTHFDRAICLG from the coding sequence ATGCTGGCCAATCTTGCGCGCGCCCGCGCGGTGATGACGGAGCAGGGCCTCGACGCCATCGTGCTGGCGCAGCCCAACAACTTCGTCTACGCAACCGACTTTCCCGTGCCCAGCACGTTCTCGTTCATCGACCGCCCGTTTCTCGCGCTGCTGTTTCGCGATCCGTCGATCGAACCGGTGGCCATCGTGCCGGGCTGGGACTTGCCCGATTTCCGCCGCCGCAGCTGGATGAAGAAGGTGATCGGCTACGCGGAATTCCGCACCGACCGCGACGTGGACCTGATGCCCAACTGGCGCGCCGCGCTCAAGGCGTGCCTGACGAGCCTGAACGGCGTGGTGCGCGTGGGCGTGGAAGAGCGTTATCTGCCGAAATGGATTCTCGAAGCGCTGATGGAAGACGTGCCCGGCATGACGCTCGTCGATTCCACCGCCATCGTGCGTTCGATCCGCTCCGTCAAAACGCCCGAGGAAATTCGCCGCTTGCACAAGGCCGCCGAGATCATGGAGCGCGCCGTGGAGGTCATGCTGGCGAGCGCCGAGGACGGCATTACCGAACGCGAACTGGGCACGATCTACGCCACCGAGGTCTCGCGCCAGGGTGGCGAGAACATCGCGAACTTCGTGCTCGGTTTCGGCGCGGACAGCGGCTTTTCGCACTGCATTCCGGGTGACAGGCGTCTCGCGCCGGGCGACGTGATTCGCTTCGATCTGGGCGCGCGCTACATGGGCTATCACGCGGACACGGCGGTGTCGCGCTTCTGGCGCCGCGCGGGCGATCGCGAGCAGGTGCTGTACGCGGCCATGCTCGACTCGCAGCGCGAAGCCGCCGCGATGCTGCGCCCGGGCGTGCGCGTGGCCGATATCTATCGCAAGGCCATCGAGGTCGCGCGCCGCAGCATCCCCGACTTCCGCATGGAACACGTGGGGCACGGGATTGGCGTGGAGCATCACGAGAGCCCGGCCTTCACGGCATCGAGCAACGTGGCGCTCGAAGCCGACATGGTCATCAATGTCGAAACGCTGTACCTCGACCCCGTATGCGGCGGATTCGGTATCGAAGATACCTATCTGATTACGGAGTCGGGCGCGGATCAATGGACGCATTTCGACCGCGCAATCTGTCTTGGCTGA